In Candidatus Babeliales bacterium, a single genomic region encodes these proteins:
- a CDS encoding ankyrin repeat domain-containing protein, translating into MLADSRLDPNIVNDYGWTPFYLAVVRENFETIKLLLAHPKVDPNIIDEDGWGSLYLAIVRENFEIIKLLLTHPFIYISSDTKEWLNRKGSLYNDYPNITDCENLIKDYTPQQKQSYLNSQLQGKTQYFPLDKIDPNGNNEPLNEFIKWCVKSGANIHVRNAHYERPIDIAERQYKLYFSKNEIDNANRQKKIHHIFLSHTPHCSDAEIYAGLQKVGLIKDVANVIMNYYMPLTIDRRMAIGSPRNNNFFI; encoded by the coding sequence CTGCTTGCAGATTCAAGACTAGACCCTAATATAGTAAATGATTATGGATGGACTCCTTTCTATTTAGCTGTAGTAAGAGAGAATTTTGAAACAATAAAACTATTACTTGCGCATCCAAAAGTTGACCCTAATATAATAGATGAGGATGGATGGGGCTCTTTGTATTTAGCTATAGTAAGAGAGAATTTTGAAATAATCAAACTATTACTTACACATCCTTTTATTTATATAAGTAGTGATACTAAAGAATGGTTAAATAGAAAAGGCAGTTTGTATAATGACTATCCAAATATTACTGATTGTGAGAATTTAATCAAAGATTATACTCCACAACAAAAGCAATCGTACCTAAATAGTCAGTTGCAAGGCAAGACACAGTATTTTCCTTTGGATAAAATAGATCCTAACGGAAACAATGAACCATTAAACGAGTTTATTAAATGGTGTGTCAAAAGTGGTGCTAATATACATGTCAGGAATGCTCACTATGAACGGCCGATAGATATCGCTGAAAGGCAATATAAATTATATTTCTCAAAAAATGAAATAGATAACGCTAATCGTCAAAAAAAGATTCATCATATATTTTTATCTCATACCCCGCATTGTTCTGATGCAGAAATATACGCAGGCTTGCAAAAAGTGGGGCTCATTAAGGATGTTGCAAATGTTATTATGAATTATTATATGCCCCTAACTATTGATCGCAGAATGGCCATTGGAAGTCCTAGAAATAACAATTTCTTTATTTAG
- a CDS encoding ankyrin repeat domain-containing protein: MIKINIIKQKKISLLLIFFALFQCLTNIIAQDLNAWKTNWPTNFELIYSSIKQPDDSILDENRTQFNITNDLLNIFPCLQLITIEKTGNRPGVCYHFAMRETLGLSKEQFKHIERYIYGMQDWVTIIGMPYNFFNQTKKPIPGGLATYTRNDNIFYIRHFGVIVGKNQIKSKIGTSDYTFQHEYWDVPIKYGNNICFWQLQEIYRTTEGKILLFDRIMSIIQRSSLPQIIKDYQKFLFALIDRKINVSKDDDLKDNNQSVYYLLKSCMGIQINFCYANGITPLICAIYNKQKYFIELLLEHNADVNIPDINGNTPLMYAVHSKKKDIIILLLKYNPLINTKNQYNETALKLAHYGSDIMIMLLNHGADIADIYDW, translated from the coding sequence ATGATTAAAATTAATATAATTAAACAGAAAAAAATATCTTTGTTACTTATATTTTTTGCTTTGTTTCAATGTTTAACAAATATTATTGCACAAGATTTAAATGCATGGAAAACGAATTGGCCAACAAATTTTGAACTTATTTATTCATCAATCAAGCAGCCAGATGATTCGATTCTGGATGAAAATAGAACACAGTTTAATATTACGAATGATCTGTTAAATATCTTCCCTTGTCTTCAGCTTATTACAATAGAAAAAACCGGAAATCGGCCGGGGGTATGTTACCATTTTGCAATGAGAGAAACATTGGGATTATCAAAAGAACAATTTAAACATATAGAGCGTTATATTTACGGTATGCAAGATTGGGTTACCATAATTGGTATGCCATATAATTTCTTTAATCAAACAAAAAAACCTATTCCTGGTGGCCTTGCAACCTATACACGTAATGATAATATTTTTTATATAAGACATTTTGGTGTAATTGTAGGAAAGAATCAAATTAAATCAAAAATAGGCACATCAGATTATACTTTTCAACATGAATATTGGGATGTTCCAATAAAATACGGCAATAACATATGTTTTTGGCAACTACAAGAGATCTACCGTACCACCGAGGGAAAGATATTACTTTTTGATCGCATTATGTCCATTATACAACGTTCTTCATTGCCACAAATAATAAAAGACTATCAAAAGTTCCTATTTGCTTTAATAGATAGAAAAATTAACGTAAGCAAAGATGATGATTTAAAGGACAACAATCAAAGTGTTTATTATTTGTTAAAAAGCTGTATGGGAATACAAATTAATTTTTGTTATGCCAATGGTATAACACCACTTATATGCGCTATATATAACAAACAAAAATATTTTATTGAACTACTTCTTGAACATAATGCGGATGTAAACATACCAGATATTAATGGCAATACACCATTAATGTATGCTGTACATAGTAAAAAAAAAGATATTATTATACTATTACTCAAATATAATCCGCTTATAAATACCAAAAATCAATATAATGAAACTGCCCTTAAATTAGCTCATTACGGTAGTGATATCATGATAATGCTATTAAATCACGGAGCAGATATTGCAGATATATACGATTGGTAA
- the gltX gene encoding glutamate--tRNA ligase, with protein MSINKTVRVRFAPSPTGHLHIGGLRTALFNWLFARHHGGAFLLRIEDTDVERSTQEYRDSILHSFAWTQLEHDEEIVTQSERIEEHRNVAQQLIDEHKAYRCFCSPEDLVARCQKEIINDFFLTYDGYCRDRVVQKDDETRQHVVRFKLPTDRTEVSFNDLIKGKITISLDQLDDFIILRSGGFPMYNFVVVVDDAFMRITHIIRGEEHIVNTPKQILLNEACGYPLPQFGHLPLILGPSGDKLSKRDGATSVVEYRRDGYIPHALLNYLVRLGWSHGDQEIFSLSDLIEHFSLDTIGKKGAIFDFEKLAWVNSVYLKSMTPEEIIDAIVRDVDHNFLSRCSWDVDTIKQVIVMYRERVRTLKMLVEEILLVHNGTNEHNADDMKKWITPDTKYHLDALIKLFEQQEFFTHASCEVLIKELAAALNVKLVTLLQPIRLALLGKTSGPGVFDLLSIIGKAKTITGLKLLRTSISNMN; from the coding sequence ATGAGTATTAATAAAACAGTTCGTGTCCGTTTTGCGCCATCACCAACGGGACATTTACATATAGGTGGCTTACGAACGGCATTATTTAATTGGCTTTTTGCGCGTCATCATGGTGGCGCGTTTTTACTTCGCATAGAAGATACCGACGTGGAACGATCAACGCAGGAATATCGTGACTCAATTTTGCATTCATTTGCCTGGACACAGTTAGAGCATGATGAAGAAATTGTAACGCAAAGTGAACGCATAGAAGAGCATCGTAATGTTGCACAACAGCTAATTGATGAACATAAAGCATATCGTTGTTTTTGTTCACCAGAAGATCTTGTAGCTCGTTGTCAAAAAGAAATAATCAATGATTTCTTTTTAACTTATGATGGTTATTGTCGTGATCGTGTTGTGCAAAAGGATGATGAAACACGACAACATGTCGTGCGCTTTAAGCTTCCCACTGATCGAACAGAAGTTTCTTTTAATGATTTAATTAAGGGAAAAATAACAATCAGCCTTGATCAATTAGATGATTTTATTATTCTACGATCTGGTGGCTTTCCAATGTATAATTTTGTAGTTGTAGTTGATGATGCATTTATGAGAATTACTCATATTATTCGCGGCGAAGAGCATATAGTTAATACACCAAAACAAATTTTATTAAATGAAGCATGTGGTTATCCTCTTCCTCAATTTGGCCATTTGCCGCTTATTCTTGGACCAAGCGGTGATAAATTAAGTAAACGTGATGGAGCAACATCAGTTGTTGAATATCGACGTGATGGCTATATTCCGCATGCATTATTAAATTATTTGGTACGTTTGGGATGGTCACATGGTGATCAAGAAATTTTTTCATTATCAGATCTAATTGAGCATTTTTCTTTAGATACTATTGGCAAAAAAGGTGCAATATTTGATTTCGAAAAATTAGCTTGGGTTAATAGTGTATACCTTAAATCTATGACACCAGAAGAAATTATTGACGCAATTGTCCGTGATGTCGATCATAATTTTCTTTCTCGTTGTAGTTGGGATGTTGATACAATTAAACAAGTTATTGTAATGTATAGAGAACGTGTAAGAACCTTGAAAATGCTTGTTGAAGAAATACTCTTAGTGCATAATGGAACGAATGAACATAATGCTGATGATATGAAAAAATGGATTACGCCTGATACAAAATATCATCTTGATGCACTTATAAAACTTTTTGAGCAACAAGAATTTTTTACTCATGCTAGCTGTGAAGTTCTTATAAAAGAGTTAGCAGCAGCGCTAAATGTTAAATTAGTAACGTTATTGCAGCCCATTCGCCTTGCATTATTAGGAAAAACATCAGGACCTGGTGTTTTTGATCTTTTATCTATTATAGGCAAAGCCAAAACTATTACTGGTCTTAAGCTACTGCGCACTAGTATAAGTAATATGAATTAA
- the rpmF gene encoding 50S ribosomal protein L32, translated as MPVPKRKRSRARRDSRFANKGIKVKAITGCLNCKDPIVPHTACKNCGFYKGVKVLVTKADRKIKRIALKTAKTPVKKSFDESQA; from the coding sequence ATGCCAGTACCAAAACGAAAACGTTCCAGAGCCCGTCGTGATTCGCGCTTTGCAAATAAAGGTATCAAAGTTAAAGCAATTACCGGTTGCCTTAATTGCAAAGACCCAATAGTTCCTCATACTGCTTGTAAAAACTGTGGTTTTTACAAAGGTGTTAAGGTGTTAGTTACTAAAGCAGATAGAAAGATTAAACGTATTGCTTTAAAAACTGCTAAAACGCCAGTAAAAAAATCATTTGATGAGTCACAAGCTTAA
- the acpP gene encoding acyl carrier protein: MTIEIKETTNKIISIIAEKLHIDAASINAQSTLQDLGADSLDMVDIIMKIEEEFGIEINDEAAEKLHNVQDVINYVHALRSVK, from the coding sequence ATGACAATTGAAATAAAAGAAACTACCAATAAAATTATCTCTATTATTGCCGAAAAATTGCATATTGATGCAGCATCAATAAATGCACAATCAACCTTGCAGGATCTTGGTGCTGATTCACTTGATATGGTTGATATTATTATGAAGATCGAAGAAGAGTTTGGTATTGAAATTAATGATGAAGCTGCAGAAAAATTACATAACGTTCAAGATGTTATTAATTACGTTCATGCATTACGCAGTGTAAAATAG
- the plsX gene encoding phosphate acyltransferase PlsX — protein sequence MIAVDVMGGDYAPQEAVQGALAAAQQGVSLILFGNQDKIMPLLAHYCPRWRSLPIELVHCSEVIDMDEDPIRGILRKKDSSIVRALQAVHAGKAHAFVSAGNSGAVMAAATVIIGRVPGVIRPAIGSFLPTTHGSLFCLDLGANSDCKPEHLVQFAYMGYAYVRLTKHIAQPRIALLSNGHESYKGSVLVKNTFDLMLHTDLEFIGNIEARDIFSGRADVVITDGFTGNILLKSIQGTAAAVMDWMRQETTQSFFLKILFRIAYPVLRRIKDKIDYARTGGAPLLGVNGAVVIAHGSSKKRAIMEAIFFAQKMIDQNIVPTFNETLKALLKKNETTANIAQEPLPIHHQAQF from the coding sequence ATGATTGCGGTTGATGTAATGGGGGGCGATTATGCTCCACAAGAAGCTGTTCAAGGCGCATTGGCTGCAGCGCAACAGGGAGTTTCTCTCATTTTATTTGGTAATCAAGATAAAATAATGCCATTGTTAGCACACTATTGCCCTCGATGGCGATCCTTGCCCATTGAACTTGTTCATTGCTCTGAAGTGATTGATATGGATGAAGATCCAATCCGTGGTATTTTACGTAAAAAAGATTCATCCATTGTTCGTGCGTTACAAGCTGTACATGCTGGCAAAGCTCATGCATTTGTTTCTGCAGGCAATTCCGGAGCAGTAATGGCGGCGGCAACAGTAATTATTGGTCGTGTACCTGGAGTTATTCGCCCTGCAATTGGTAGCTTTTTGCCAACTACGCATGGGTCATTATTCTGTTTAGATTTAGGGGCTAATTCTGACTGTAAGCCTGAGCATTTAGTTCAGTTTGCCTATATGGGATATGCATATGTACGGCTTACTAAGCATATTGCACAACCTCGAATTGCACTACTTTCTAATGGACATGAATCATATAAAGGATCTGTACTTGTTAAAAACACTTTTGATTTAATGTTGCATACAGATCTTGAATTTATTGGCAATATTGAAGCACGTGATATTTTTTCTGGCCGAGCAGATGTCGTAATAACTGATGGATTTACGGGAAATATATTGCTTAAAAGTATTCAAGGAACTGCAGCTGCGGTAATGGATTGGATGAGGCAGGAAACAACGCAATCATTTTTTTTGAAAATATTATTCAGAATTGCATATCCCGTACTACGTCGTATTAAAGATAAAATAGATTATGCGCGCACTGGCGGGGCTCCTTTATTAGGTGTTAATGGAGCGGTAGTAATTGCTCATGGTTCTTCAAAAAAACGAGCAATAATGGAGGCAATTTTTTTTGCACAAAAAATGATTGATCAAAATATTGTACCAACATTTAATGAAACACTTAAGGCATTGTTAAAAAAGAATGAAACAACAGCGAATATTGCTCAAGAGCCATTACCAATTCATCATCAAGCACAATTTTAG
- the dprA gene encoding DNA-processing protein DprA, whose amino-acid sequence MINSEFILHLTLLDTIGPAIIQKIIEMQRSDVSASDLYLFSQTDWMNIFGFTERVAQKLAIGLSDKKILENELHLIAKHTIQWLSIQNSEYPQLLREIYLPPSILYFQGNQSLFNVAQKSLSVVGARKADKYGKQVVDRIIPDLVAANYIIVSGGALGIDTMAHEVAIKTGGATIAVFGSGLLHYYPASNTNLFKAIIEHNGLIVSSFPLKMQPLSGNFPARNRIVTGLSHGCLVVQAAQKSGALISAHYAMEQGREVFAIPGPIDDELSVGCNMLIQNGAKLVITSADILQEFGDRIILPDKQVTQEKALQLTFESVATVVSPKKIDSIESSLYTSEQQKIIAACKQPSSFDMIIAVTQLSPEIIQSELFNLQLDGIVAQDFTGMWSVLS is encoded by the coding sequence ATGATAAATTCAGAATTTATTCTTCACCTTACGCTATTAGATACTATCGGTCCTGCCATCATTCAAAAAATCATAGAAATGCAAAGATCTGATGTTTCAGCATCAGATCTTTATTTGTTTTCACAGACTGATTGGATGAATATTTTTGGATTTACTGAGCGCGTTGCACAAAAGCTTGCGATTGGTTTGTCAGATAAAAAAATTCTTGAAAATGAATTGCACTTAATTGCAAAACATACCATACAGTGGTTATCAATACAAAATTCTGAATATCCCCAATTATTGCGTGAAATTTATCTTCCACCATCGATTCTCTATTTTCAAGGCAATCAGTCTCTTTTTAATGTAGCACAAAAATCGCTATCCGTAGTTGGAGCTCGAAAAGCAGATAAATATGGCAAGCAAGTAGTTGATCGCATAATTCCAGATTTGGTTGCAGCAAATTATATTATCGTTAGCGGTGGTGCCTTAGGAATTGATACTATGGCACATGAAGTAGCCATTAAAACTGGTGGTGCAACTATTGCTGTATTTGGTTCTGGATTATTGCATTATTACCCCGCTAGCAATACCAATCTATTTAAAGCTATTATTGAGCATAATGGCTTAATAGTTAGTTCATTCCCCCTGAAAATGCAACCATTATCAGGTAATTTTCCCGCACGTAACCGTATTGTTACAGGATTATCTCATGGGTGCTTGGTTGTACAAGCTGCGCAAAAAAGCGGTGCATTAATTTCAGCACATTATGCAATGGAACAAGGTAGAGAGGTTTTTGCTATACCAGGCCCTATTGATGATGAGCTGAGTGTAGGTTGCAATATGTTAATTCAAAATGGTGCAAAGCTTGTTATTACAAGTGCAGATATTTTACAAGAATTTGGCGATCGTATTATTTTACCAGATAAGCAAGTAACACAAGAAAAGGCTTTGCAATTGACTTTTGAGTCAGTCGCCACTGTAGTGTCGCCAAAAAAAATCGATAGCATTGAAAGTTCACTGTATACGAGTGAACAGCAAAAAATTATTGCTGCCTGTAAGCAACCATCTTCTTTTGATATGATCATAGCTGTTACACAGCTGAGTCCTGAGATTATTCAATCAGAGTTGTTCAATTTACAGCTTGATGGCATTGTAGCGCAAGATTTTACCGGTATGTGGTCTGTGTTGTCCTAA
- a CDS encoding ankyrin repeat domain-containing protein, with protein sequence MNKKIFFAVLFCILHQFSIHVTAQEINVWPRDFKFSHPPIKQPIDASLDEIRKKINSFTISGISSDCLKIEEVAPRNRLGVCYHYAMRKVLNLSYDQFKKVEQRIIGVQDWVTVLKMPYEFFNQVEKPSIDNLVTYTFADDDFNIRHFGIIMDNNKVISKIGISPYVYRHRYWYIPHTYGNNIRFWKLQDRYNTPEGKLLLFETLMSKINKSTLATSLKYYQDKVLQLINVENEVKEENKNELDTVDAYLRRIMGLQVNFIYSHKNMTLLMYAIQKKQNDFITLFLDYGADINMFDENGYTPLMYAVESRKKGIVKLLLRYNPLAINVQNKNGYTALSLVNSDDVAIAKILLEKGATL encoded by the coding sequence ATGAATAAAAAAATATTTTTTGCTGTGCTATTTTGTATTCTGCATCAATTTTCAATACATGTTACTGCACAAGAGATAAATGTATGGCCAAGGGACTTTAAATTTTCCCATCCACCAATTAAACAACCAATCGATGCATCATTAGATGAAATAAGAAAAAAAATTAACAGTTTCACTATAAGTGGTATATCTTCAGATTGCCTTAAAATAGAAGAGGTAGCACCGAGAAATAGATTAGGTGTATGTTACCATTATGCTATGAGAAAGGTTTTAAATTTATCATATGATCAATTTAAAAAAGTAGAGCAACGGATTATCGGCGTGCAAGATTGGGTTACTGTCCTTAAGATGCCGTATGAATTTTTTAATCAAGTAGAAAAACCTTCTATTGATAATCTAGTTACTTATACATTTGCTGATGATGATTTTAACATACGACACTTTGGTATAATTATGGATAATAATAAAGTCATATCCAAAATTGGTATTAGTCCTTATGTATATAGACACCGATATTGGTATATTCCTCATACTTATGGGAATAATATACGTTTTTGGAAGCTACAAGATAGATATAATACTCCTGAAGGAAAATTATTACTTTTTGAAACTTTAATGTCAAAAATAAATAAGTCTACATTGGCGACATCGTTAAAATATTATCAAGATAAAGTTCTTCAACTGATAAATGTCGAAAATGAGGTAAAAGAAGAAAATAAAAACGAACTAGATACTGTAGATGCCTACTTACGAAGAATAATGGGGCTACAAGTTAATTTTATATATTCTCATAAAAATATGACGTTACTTATGTATGCTATACAAAAAAAACAAAATGATTTTATTACATTGTTTCTTGATTATGGCGCAGATATAAATATGTTTGATGAGAATGGTTATACTCCATTAATGTATGCAGTAGAGAGTCGAAAAAAGGGTATTGTTAAACTATTGCTTAGATATAATCCGCTTGCTATAAATGTTCAAAATAAAAATGGATATACCGCGCTAAGTTTAGTTAACTCAGACGATGTTGCCATTGCAAAAATTCTACTTGAAAAAGGCGCAACATTGTAG